In Myxococcota bacterium, a single window of DNA contains:
- the mddA gene encoding methanethiol S-methyltransferase: MKRFAVLLYGTTSYAIFFATFLYAIGFLANAVVPKTIDSGAPGSVLGALAVNFALLGVFALQHSVMARIDFKRWWTRYVPQPVERSTYVLASSLAMILLFAAWQPLPGVIFSVEHPIARDLITGLFCTGVLLVLYSTFLIDHFDLFGLRQSWLYFRGTEYSDKNFVTPSLYKYVRHPLYVGWFITFWATPDMTWGHLLMAIGTTSYILVAIVFEERDLLRQLGSDYRQWRETTPMFFPSLRGKRSQPEREVAA; the protein is encoded by the coding sequence ATGAAGCGATTCGCCGTTCTGCTCTACGGCACCACGAGCTACGCCATCTTCTTCGCCACCTTCCTGTACGCGATCGGGTTCCTGGCGAACGCGGTCGTTCCGAAGACGATCGACTCGGGCGCACCCGGATCCGTCCTCGGAGCCCTCGCCGTGAACTTCGCGCTGCTCGGCGTCTTCGCTCTGCAGCACAGCGTGATGGCGCGCATCGACTTCAAGCGCTGGTGGACCCGCTACGTGCCCCAGCCCGTCGAGCGTTCGACCTACGTGCTGGCTTCTTCCCTGGCAATGATCCTGCTCTTCGCCGCCTGGCAGCCGCTCCCCGGCGTGATCTTCAGCGTGGAGCATCCGATCGCGCGCGATCTGATCACGGGTCTGTTCTGCACCGGCGTGCTGCTGGTTCTGTACTCGACCTTCCTGATCGACCACTTCGATCTGTTCGGGTTGCGCCAGTCCTGGCTCTACTTCCGCGGCACCGAGTACAGCGACAAGAACTTCGTGACGCCTTCGCTCTACAAGTACGTGCGGCACCCGCTCTACGTGGGCTGGTTCATCACCTTCTGGGCGACTCCGGACATGACCTGGGGGCACCTCCTGATGGCGATCGGCACGACGTCGTACATCCTCGTCGCGATCGTCTTCGAGGAGCGTGACCTGCTGCGCCAGCTGGGCTCGGACTACCGACAATGGCGGGAGACGACGCCGATGTTCTTCCCGTCGCTGCGTGGCAAGCGTTCGCAGCCCGAGCGCGAAGTCGCGGCCTGA
- a CDS encoding class I SAM-dependent methyltransferase has translation MEPREEATLNAARAEAFGQRVLDDLNSSAVVLMMSIGHRTGLFDVMSRMTAATSAEIARAAGLSERYVREWLGAMVTGEVVEYEAASDRYFLPPEHAASLTREARPGNMAVTCQWIPLLGSVEDEIVEVFQRGGGVPYGSFERFHAVMAEESDQTVVAVLTDAILPLVPGLVEALDSGIDVLDVGCGSGRALNHLASTFPKSRFRGYDFSEEGVAIANQAAKEQGLDNISFHRQDAAALEDEERFDLITAFDAIHDQARPDRVLAGIARALRPEGVFLMQDIAGSSRVDQDVDHPAAPLLYTISCMHCMTVSLANDGMGLGAMWGAETAVRMLNEAGFREVDVRNLPHDVMNYYYTARK, from the coding sequence ATGGAACCCCGAGAAGAAGCCACCTTGAACGCAGCGCGTGCCGAAGCCTTCGGGCAGCGCGTCCTCGACGACCTCAACAGCAGTGCCGTCGTCCTGATGATGTCGATCGGCCACCGCACCGGACTCTTCGACGTCATGTCGCGGATGACCGCCGCGACGAGCGCCGAGATCGCTCGGGCGGCCGGGCTGAGCGAGCGCTACGTCCGCGAGTGGCTCGGCGCGATGGTGACCGGCGAAGTCGTCGAATACGAGGCGGCCAGCGACCGCTACTTCCTGCCTCCCGAGCACGCGGCGTCGCTCACCCGCGAGGCGCGTCCGGGGAACATGGCGGTGACCTGCCAGTGGATTCCCCTGCTCGGGTCCGTCGAGGACGAGATCGTCGAGGTGTTCCAGCGCGGTGGTGGCGTTCCTTACGGCTCCTTCGAGCGTTTCCACGCGGTGATGGCCGAGGAGAGTGATCAGACGGTCGTGGCCGTGCTGACCGACGCGATCCTGCCCCTGGTTCCGGGCCTCGTCGAGGCGCTCGACTCGGGGATCGACGTGCTCGACGTCGGCTGCGGGAGCGGCCGCGCGTTGAACCACCTGGCCTCCACCTTCCCGAAGAGCCGCTTCCGCGGCTACGACTTCTCGGAAGAGGGCGTTGCGATCGCGAATCAGGCGGCGAAGGAACAGGGTCTCGACAACATCTCCTTCCACCGCCAGGACGCCGCCGCCCTCGAAGACGAGGAGCGCTTCGACCTGATCACCGCCTTCGATGCGATCCACGACCAGGCCCGTCCCGACCGCGTCCTGGCCGGAATCGCCCGAGCGCTGCGGCCGGAGGGCGTGTTCCTGATGCAGGACATCGCCGGTTCGAGTCGCGTCGATCAGGACGTGGACCACCCCGCGGCGCCGCTCCTCTACACGATCTCGTGCATGCACTGCATGACCGTGTCCCTGGCGAACGACGGGATGGGGCTGGGCGCCATGTGGGGTGCCGAGACGGCGGTCCGGATGCTGAACGAAGCGGGGTTCCGCGAGGTCGACGTGCGAAACCTGCCCCACGACGTGATGAACTACTACTACACCGCTCGCAAGTAG
- a CDS encoding DUF4212 domain-containing protein, with product MSQRTYWQDNLRLVAVCLVIWFAVSFGCGVLWLDALNRIEIGGFRLGFWFAQQGSIYVFVALIFFYARRMTAIDAAHGVSED from the coding sequence GTGAGTCAGCGAACCTACTGGCAAGACAATCTGCGCCTGGTGGCGGTATGCCTCGTCATCTGGTTCGCGGTGTCCTTCGGCTGCGGTGTGCTCTGGCTCGACGCCCTCAACCGCATCGAGATCGGTGGCTTCCGTCTCGGCTTCTGGTTCGCCCAGCAGGGCAGCATCTACGTCTTCGTCGCCCTGATCTTCTTCTACGCCCGACGCATGACGGCGATCGACGCCGCCCACGGAGTGAGCGAAGACTGA
- a CDS encoding sodium:solute symporter family protein translates to MDLQTLTYLVVGATFVLYVGIAFASKASSTGEFYVAGKHVHPVANGMATAADWMSAASFISMAGLIAFLGYDGSVYLMGWTGGYVLLALLLAPYLRKFGKFTVPEFIGDRYVSQAARVVAVVCLILISFTYVAGQMRGVGIVFSRFLSVDITTGLVIGMAIVFFYAVLGGMKGITYTQVAQYCVLIFAYTVPAVFISLQVTGVALPQLAMGSELSDGSGSLLARLDQIVTELGFAAYTSGTKSRVDVFFITLALMIGTAGLPHVIVRFFTVPRVRDARSSAGYALLFIAILYTTAPAVGALARMNLTQTIQTGPVGVAESNLPYGERPDWFKTWETTGLLRFEDKNGDGRIQYYDDANPAFAPRAASFGWRGNELEVDRDIMVLATPEIAGLPDWVIALVAAGGIAAALSTAAGLLLVISAAISHDLLKGVFARSISERQELMAGRASAAVAVLLAGYLGYDPPGFVAQVVALAFGLAAASLFPAILLGIFSMRVNKYGAIAGMVTGLLFTIGYIIAFKGVVMEPWLPNTAEHWWFGISPEGIGALAAGLNVAVALVVSHLTPAPPDEVRALVERIRTPA, encoded by the coding sequence ATGGACCTCCAGACCCTCACCTACCTGGTGGTCGGGGCGACCTTCGTGCTCTACGTCGGGATCGCCTTCGCATCGAAAGCGTCGAGCACGGGCGAGTTCTACGTCGCCGGAAAGCACGTCCACCCGGTCGCGAATGGGATGGCGACGGCTGCCGATTGGATGTCGGCCGCCTCCTTCATCTCGATGGCGGGTTTGATCGCCTTCCTCGGGTACGACGGATCCGTCTACCTGATGGGCTGGACCGGCGGCTACGTCCTGTTGGCCCTGCTGCTCGCTCCCTACCTGCGCAAGTTCGGAAAGTTCACCGTCCCCGAGTTCATCGGCGACCGCTACGTGTCCCAGGCGGCCCGCGTCGTGGCGGTCGTGTGCCTGATCCTCATCTCCTTCACCTACGTGGCCGGCCAGATGCGCGGTGTCGGGATCGTGTTCTCGCGCTTCCTGAGCGTCGACATCACCACCGGTCTCGTGATCGGGATGGCGATCGTCTTCTTCTATGCCGTGCTCGGCGGGATGAAGGGCATCACCTACACGCAGGTCGCTCAGTACTGCGTCTTGATCTTCGCCTACACGGTTCCGGCGGTGTTCATCTCGCTCCAGGTGACCGGTGTGGCGCTTCCCCAGCTCGCGATGGGGAGCGAACTCAGCGATGGCAGCGGTTCTCTGCTCGCCAGGCTCGACCAGATCGTCACCGAGCTCGGCTTCGCGGCCTATACCTCGGGTACGAAGAGTCGCGTCGACGTCTTCTTCATCACGCTGGCGTTGATGATCGGCACGGCCGGTCTGCCCCACGTGATCGTGCGCTTCTTCACCGTGCCGCGGGTGCGCGACGCACGGTCTTCGGCCGGCTACGCGCTGCTCTTCATCGCCATCCTGTATACGACCGCGCCGGCGGTGGGCGCCCTGGCCCGGATGAACCTGACCCAGACGATCCAGACCGGGCCGGTGGGCGTCGCCGAGAGCAATCTGCCCTACGGCGAGCGGCCCGACTGGTTCAAGACCTGGGAGACGACGGGCCTTCTGCGCTTCGAGGACAAGAACGGGGACGGTCGCATCCAGTACTACGACGACGCGAACCCCGCGTTCGCCCCGCGCGCCGCAAGCTTCGGCTGGCGTGGCAACGAACTCGAGGTGGACCGGGACATCATGGTCCTGGCGACGCCCGAGATCGCCGGATTGCCGGACTGGGTGATCGCGCTGGTGGCGGCGGGCGGGATCGCCGCCGCGCTGTCGACCGCGGCGGGCCTGTTGCTCGTGATCTCGGCGGCGATCTCCCACGATCTACTGAAGGGCGTCTTCGCGCGCTCGATCAGCGAACGCCAGGAACTCATGGCCGGGCGGGCCAGCGCGGCCGTGGCGGTGCTGCTCGCGGGATACCTCGGCTACGACCCACCCGGATTCGTCGCCCAGGTGGTGGCACTCGCGTTCGGGCTCGCCGCGGCTTCGCTGTTCCCGGCCATCCTGCTCGGGATCTTCAGCATGCGCGTCAACAAGTACGGCGCGATCGCGGGCATGGTCACCGGGTTGTTGTTCACCATCGGCTACATCATCGCCTTCAAGGGCGTCGTGATGGAACCCTGGCTCCCGAACACCGCCGAGCACTGGTGGTTCGGCATTTCGCCCGAGGGCATCGGCGCACTTGCAGCGGGTTTGAACGTCGCGGTGGCGCTCGTGGTCAGCCACCTCACCCCGGCACCGCCCGACGAAGTGCGCGCATTGGTCGAACGGATTCGCACGCCTGCGTGA
- a CDS encoding ATP-binding protein yields the protein MDHHGESGDTEVRGGARDVVPFALWRSLPYALLALAGVYGGLAVFHGAHLGRNAYPAAAAGCGFVALAAVVAAISARTRREGEQHVRRWILAAGLVNALATGWLCWATGEPGWTPFLGVMAIASAYFFFERRDLAVILGSIGVAFAAGFWSPAAKPGWDLAALHLGVALVAAGVLRSARRVHLHEFGRLREERDRREQELRDSEARWRGFAENARDVIALLDEDDRTLYVNPRFSEIYPVETGNLMGRSPIPALAQGSRAAGRDALERWRAGSDEVHTFQVEIGGEKRWIEVAAAPVPIADGNTGILTFSRDITDRLALEERLRSAQKDEGLALMAAGVAHDFNNLLAVALVETELAQRESTNPDVDSRLQRVEDALLRSRTLTQQLLAYTGSAAAVREALDLSEHVEELYPLMQSSIPGGARLRFDLCRDLPAIQADPTQLHQALMNVVWNAAEASAVPGGRVLVRTGASFLSEADVVELQPAEERLPGLYAWVEVRDNGHGIPGESQPRIFDPFYSTHEPGRGLGLAAVIGIVRAHAGGIHVSSVEGQGSLFRIYLPAFERRGGKRAEAQPEGARLLLIHPDVARRSVLKQAVRGLGHRTLEADSLRVGIARLRNEAKPADLVLLGGAGRSPEALRREVADVRRVAPDLPILIAGEDARKRTDTGELEGLDRVAWLPSPLTPIGLANAIDALLWGDEP from the coding sequence GTGGATCACCACGGGGAGAGCGGAGACACCGAAGTGCGTGGGGGCGCGCGCGACGTGGTGCCCTTCGCGCTCTGGCGTTCTCTGCCCTACGCCTTGCTCGCGCTGGCGGGTGTCTACGGCGGGCTCGCTGTATTCCATGGCGCGCATCTCGGGCGCAACGCCTACCCGGCCGCTGCGGCCGGCTGTGGATTCGTGGCTCTCGCCGCGGTCGTTGCGGCGATCTCCGCGCGGACCCGCCGGGAGGGGGAGCAGCACGTCCGTCGCTGGATCCTCGCCGCCGGACTCGTCAACGCACTGGCCACGGGATGGTTGTGCTGGGCGACCGGGGAACCCGGTTGGACCCCGTTCCTCGGGGTGATGGCGATCGCGAGTGCCTACTTTTTCTTCGAGCGGCGCGATCTCGCGGTGATCCTCGGGAGCATCGGGGTGGCCTTCGCCGCCGGTTTCTGGAGCCCCGCCGCCAAACCCGGTTGGGACCTCGCCGCGCTCCACCTCGGGGTCGCCCTCGTCGCGGCCGGGGTGTTGCGTTCGGCGCGACGCGTCCACCTTCATGAGTTCGGACGACTGCGTGAGGAGCGGGACCGTCGCGAACAGGAACTGCGCGACAGCGAAGCGCGTTGGCGGGGCTTCGCGGAGAACGCGCGCGATGTGATCGCGTTGCTCGACGAGGACGACCGGACCCTCTACGTGAATCCCCGCTTCTCGGAGATCTACCCGGTCGAGACCGGGAACCTGATGGGGCGCTCTCCCATCCCGGCGCTCGCGCAGGGCTCGCGTGCGGCGGGACGCGACGCGCTGGAGCGCTGGCGCGCCGGTTCGGACGAGGTGCATACGTTTCAGGTCGAGATCGGTGGGGAGAAGCGATGGATCGAGGTGGCGGCGGCACCGGTGCCCATCGCCGATGGGAACACGGGCATCCTGACGTTCTCACGCGACATCACCGACCGACTGGCGCTCGAGGAACGGCTGCGATCGGCACAGAAGGACGAGGGACTCGCCCTGATGGCCGCGGGCGTGGCCCATGACTTCAACAACCTCCTCGCCGTGGCCCTCGTCGAGACGGAGTTGGCGCAGCGGGAGTCGACGAATCCGGACGTCGATAGCCGTCTGCAGCGCGTGGAAGATGCACTGCTGCGCTCGCGTACGTTGACCCAGCAGCTCCTGGCGTACACGGGGTCGGCGGCCGCCGTACGCGAAGCTCTCGATCTCTCGGAGCACGTCGAGGAACTCTACCCGCTGATGCAGAGCTCGATTCCGGGCGGCGCGCGCCTGCGTTTCGATCTCTGCCGCGACCTCCCTGCGATCCAGGCCGACCCGACTCAGCTCCATCAGGCGCTGATGAACGTGGTGTGGAACGCGGCGGAGGCGAGTGCGGTTCCCGGTGGCCGTGTGCTGGTGCGGACCGGAGCCTCGTTCCTGTCCGAGGCCGACGTCGTGGAACTGCAACCGGCCGAGGAGCGTTTGCCCGGGCTCTATGCCTGGGTGGAGGTGCGCGACAACGGCCACGGCATCCCGGGCGAGTCGCAGCCCCGGATCTTCGATCCGTTCTACAGCACCCACGAGCCGGGGCGGGGGCTGGGTCTGGCGGCCGTGATCGGCATCGTGCGCGCCCACGCCGGTGGGATTCACGTCTCGAGCGTCGAAGGTCAGGGCAGTCTCTTCCGTATCTACCTGCCCGCCTTCGAGCGCCGAGGCGGCAAGCGCGCCGAGGCCCAGCCGGAAGGAGCGCGGCTGCTGCTGATTCACCCGGACGTCGCCCGGCGCTCGGTCCTGAAGCAGGCCGTCCGGGGCCTTGGCCATCGCACGCTGGAGGCCGACTCGCTCCGCGTGGGCATTGCGCGCCTACGCAACGAGGCGAAGCCGGCCGATCTCGTGCTGCTGGGCGGTGCGGGGCGCAGTCCCGAAGCGCTGCGCCGCGAGGTCGCCGACGTGCGGCGCGTCGCCCCCGACCTCCCGATCCTGATCGCAGGCGAGGACGCCCGAAAGCGGACAGACACGGGCGAACTCGAGGGGCTCGATCGGGTCGCGTGGCTGCCGAGCCCGCTCACGCCGATCGGACTCGCGAATGCGATCGACGCCCTGCTCTGGGGCGACGAACCCTAG
- a CDS encoding AMP-binding protein, whose protein sequence is MWNRDAVDAFQFAGQDLPWLLSHWAEHKPDHPVLIWEPRDGAERRWSYAEFVAEVRDVAAGLAARGVTKGEKVLIHSDNCPEMVIAWYACAWLGAVGVTTNTRSAGAEIAYFVEHTRCVGAITQPQYADLVAENAKDLGWLVVTADNSGEAPKTKVEANHEPFAALQGNGEGLAQRPADPMAPAGIMFTSGTTSRPKAVVHTHANALWASRMGPINADITGDDTYLVYLPFFHVNAQSWSFWSTLGAGGTIVLQPKFSASRFWEVVVKHDVTHISLIPFVFKAIANQPVPEHKLKVGIFGLIMPALESWLKLRILASWGMTETVIHATRNDYFQTYPDGSMGKPTPGYEFMIVDPETETPCPPGEIGELWVRGRRGVQLFLEYYDNEEAMSKSFTEDGWFKTGDRVVLGEAGNFFYKDRDKDALKVGGENVSAREVEDCCREVGGVADIAVVGRQHEMLDQVPVVFVIQAPGAPEPEAHAQALLEHCRSKLADFKVPRAVYFRDSFPTATLEKVAKNRLREEADRLPAPE, encoded by the coding sequence ATGTGGAACCGCGATGCGGTCGACGCCTTTCAGTTTGCCGGCCAGGACCTTCCCTGGCTCCTCTCGCATTGGGCCGAGCACAAGCCGGATCACCCGGTGCTCATCTGGGAGCCGCGCGACGGCGCCGAGCGTCGCTGGAGCTACGCCGAGTTCGTAGCGGAGGTCCGCGACGTCGCGGCCGGGCTCGCCGCCCGCGGCGTGACGAAGGGCGAGAAGGTCCTGATCCACTCGGACAACTGTCCCGAGATGGTGATCGCCTGGTACGCCTGTGCCTGGCTCGGGGCCGTCGGCGTCACGACCAACACACGGAGCGCCGGCGCCGAGATCGCGTACTTCGTGGAACACACGCGCTGCGTCGGCGCGATCACCCAGCCCCAGTACGCCGACCTCGTGGCGGAGAACGCCAAGGATCTGGGGTGGCTCGTGGTGACGGCGGACAACTCGGGCGAGGCGCCGAAGACGAAGGTCGAAGCGAACCACGAACCCTTCGCCGCACTTCAGGGAAATGGCGAGGGCCTCGCGCAGCGGCCCGCCGACCCGATGGCGCCGGCCGGCATCATGTTCACGTCGGGCACTACGTCGCGCCCGAAGGCCGTCGTCCACACCCACGCCAACGCGCTCTGGGCCAGCCGCATGGGTCCGATCAACGCCGACATCACCGGCGACGACACCTACCTCGTCTATCTCCCGTTCTTCCACGTCAACGCGCAGAGCTGGTCGTTCTGGAGCACGCTCGGTGCAGGCGGGACGATCGTCCTCCAGCCGAAGTTCTCGGCGAGCCGGTTCTGGGAAGTCGTCGTGAAGCACGACGTCACCCATATCTCGCTGATCCCCTTCGTCTTCAAGGCGATTGCGAACCAGCCCGTCCCCGAGCACAAGCTGAAGGTCGGGATCTTCGGCTTGATCATGCCCGCGCTCGAGAGCTGGTTGAAGCTGCGGATCCTCGCCTCCTGGGGCATGACCGAGACGGTGATCCACGCCACCCGCAACGACTATTTCCAGACCTACCCGGACGGATCGATGGGCAAGCCGACGCCCGGGTACGAGTTCATGATCGTCGACCCGGAGACCGAGACGCCCTGCCCGCCCGGCGAGATCGGCGAGCTCTGGGTGCGCGGACGCCGCGGTGTCCAGCTCTTCCTCGAGTACTACGACAACGAAGAAGCCATGAGCAAGTCGTTCACCGAGGACGGTTGGTTCAAGACGGGCGACCGCGTCGTCCTCGGGGAAGCGGGCAACTTCTTCTACAAGGACCGCGACAAGGACGCGCTGAAGGTCGGCGGCGAGAACGTGTCTGCCCGCGAGGTGGAGGACTGCTGCCGCGAAGTCGGCGGAGTCGCCGACATCGCCGTCGTCGGCCGCCAACACGAGATGCTCGACCAGGTTCCGGTGGTGTTCGTGATCCAGGCGCCGGGCGCGCCGGAGCCCGAAGCACACGCGCAGGCGCTTCTCGAGCACTGCCGGTCGAAGCTCGCCGACTTCAAGGTGCCGCGCGCGGTCTACTTCCGGGATTCGTTCCCGACGGCCACGCTCGAGAAGGTCGCGAAGAACCGGCTGCGGGAAGAAGCGGACCGTCTGCCCGCCCCCGAGTAG
- a CDS encoding phosphotransferase family protein, with protein MSLPSDDELRPLFAAWLAKRWPDVGDLRVHAFENPKSGFSARTIFVPIEYTRGGAPHAERVVLRLENPEPAIYPQQAPGLDVEIDIQYRVMEALAQTDCAPLAGLIGYEADASVLGTPFFAMEYIGGDVTIENPPYTQQGFFFDASPDARRRMITEGLRILARVHTLDPTEAGLGWLAHPAHPPGIERQLDLWEAFGRSELRDRTLPVFDEGVAWLRERLPRGLENRFSWGDARLGNIIFRDARPVCITDFENSAIAPAEFDLGWWLMFDRTMHESVGTARLEGEPTRGEQRDLYCGFAGRDLGDTHFYEVLGGLRYTAIVVRVMNRAVERGVVPADHEIWKHNPAAMALRGLLDEA; from the coding sequence ATGAGCCTGCCGAGCGACGACGAGCTGCGTCCGCTCTTCGCAGCCTGGCTCGCGAAGCGCTGGCCCGACGTGGGCGATCTCCGGGTGCACGCGTTCGAGAACCCGAAGTCGGGTTTCTCCGCCCGGACGATCTTCGTCCCGATCGAGTACACCCGCGGCGGCGCGCCCCACGCCGAGCGGGTGGTGCTGCGGCTCGAGAATCCGGAGCCCGCCATCTATCCCCAGCAGGCGCCCGGTCTCGACGTCGAGATCGACATCCAATATCGCGTGATGGAGGCCCTCGCGCAGACCGACTGCGCGCCTCTCGCGGGCTTGATCGGCTACGAGGCGGACGCGTCCGTCCTCGGGACCCCCTTCTTTGCGATGGAGTACATCGGGGGCGACGTCACGATCGAGAACCCGCCCTACACCCAGCAGGGGTTCTTCTTCGACGCGAGCCCCGACGCACGCAGGCGGATGATCACCGAGGGCCTGCGCATCCTCGCCAGGGTCCACACCCTCGACCCCACCGAAGCCGGCCTCGGCTGGCTCGCCCACCCGGCGCACCCGCCCGGGATCGAGCGCCAGCTCGACCTCTGGGAGGCCTTCGGCCGAAGCGAACTCCGGGATCGCACCCTGCCCGTCTTCGACGAGGGGGTGGCCTGGCTGCGGGAGCGCCTGCCAAGGGGCCTCGAGAACCGTTTCAGTTGGGGCGATGCGCGGCTCGGGAACATCATCTTCCGCGACGCCCGTCCCGTCTGCATCACCGACTTCGAGAACAGCGCGATCGCGCCCGCCGAGTTCGACCTCGGCTGGTGGTTGATGTTCGATCGGACCATGCACGAGAGCGTGGGGACCGCGCGCCTCGAGGGCGAGCCGACCCGCGGAGAACAACGCGACCTCTATTGCGGGTTCGCAGGCCGCGACCTCGGCGACACCCACTTCTACGAAGTGCTGGGCGGACTCCGCTACACGGCGATCGTCGTCCGCGTGATGAACCGGGCCGTGGAACGCGGAGTCGTGCCCGCCGATCACGAGATCTGGAAGCACAACCCCGCGGCAATGGCGCTGCGGGGGCTGCTCGACGAGGCCTAG
- a CDS encoding NAD(P)H-binding protein yields the protein MHVAVFGATGSLGHECVKQSLESGHKVSVLARAPEKLPEAWLSRVRVVEGDALEEANVEAALSEGVEAVLFAIGVDRHSPEDLCTTVTRHLIATMPRMGVHRLVWCGGGSTLVPEDRVTIGARFVELFARVFMGLRHRDKAHQWDLLRRHREIDWVGVRPLQMRRGAKRADYRLGFEAFSGFSHISFADCAHAMLGMLESDTWLHKAPVIQY from the coding sequence ATGCACGTAGCGGTCTTCGGCGCGACGGGATCCCTCGGCCACGAGTGCGTGAAGCAATCCCTCGAATCCGGGCACAAGGTGTCGGTGCTGGCGCGCGCGCCGGAGAAGCTGCCCGAGGCCTGGCTCTCGCGGGTGCGCGTCGTCGAGGGCGATGCGCTCGAAGAGGCGAACGTCGAAGCGGCCCTGTCCGAGGGCGTGGAGGCCGTGCTGTTCGCGATCGGCGTCGATCGCCACTCTCCGGAGGATCTCTGTACCACCGTGACCCGCCATCTGATCGCGACGATGCCGCGCATGGGCGTGCATCGACTGGTCTGGTGCGGCGGGGGGAGCACGCTGGTACCCGAGGATCGCGTGACGATCGGGGCGCGCTTCGTCGAGCTCTTCGCGCGAGTCTTCATGGGGCTGCGCCATCGGGACAAGGCCCATCAGTGGGACCTCTTGCGACGCCACCGCGAGATCGACTGGGTGGGCGTGCGACCTCTTCAGATGCGGCGGGGCGCGAAGCGTGCCGACTACCGCCTGGGTTTCGAGGCCTTCAGCGGTTTCTCCCACATCAGCTTCGCCGACTGCGCGCACGCGATGCTCGGCATGCTCGAGAGCGACACCTGGCTCCACAAGGCGCCCGTCATCCAGTACTGA
- a CDS encoding glutathione S-transferase, giving the protein MGTYTLYGAEISYYSGKARAYLRYKEIPFEEVASGRNEYRDVILPRVGWPVIPILVTPDDETLQDTSDIIDHLETVFPEAPVFPEGPRQRSVALLLEVYGDEWLKLPAMHYRWNHNTDWIIPQFGALSAPDADAATQREIGEKTCKPFRGSLPVLGVDATTIPAIEASYEALLGELDAHFAEHEFLFGSRPSIGDYGLIGPLYAHQYHDPASGALMERLAPRVVAWVKRMMDPKPKAGTFLPRDEVPATLLPVIERMLREQRPVLDATVAALGDWAAANPGASEVPRAIGMHGFALGAAEGTPVRGERAIFPFEQWMWQRPWDHFQGLDADAQQSVRDLLGRVGAPDWLDATIPCRLTRRDFKLVRA; this is encoded by the coding sequence TTGGGAACCTATACGCTCTACGGAGCCGAGATCTCCTACTACTCGGGAAAGGCCCGCGCCTACCTTCGCTACAAGGAGATTCCGTTCGAGGAGGTCGCGTCGGGCCGCAACGAGTACCGGGACGTGATCCTGCCCCGCGTGGGCTGGCCGGTGATTCCGATCCTGGTGACGCCCGACGACGAGACCCTGCAGGACACCAGCGACATCATCGACCACCTGGAGACGGTGTTTCCCGAGGCGCCCGTGTTTCCCGAGGGTCCGCGTCAGCGAAGCGTCGCGTTGCTGCTCGAGGTGTACGGCGACGAGTGGCTGAAGCTTCCGGCGATGCACTACCGCTGGAACCACAACACCGACTGGATCATTCCCCAGTTCGGAGCGCTCTCGGCACCCGACGCCGACGCGGCGACCCAGCGGGAGATCGGCGAGAAGACCTGCAAGCCGTTCCGCGGCTCGCTGCCGGTGCTCGGGGTCGACGCCACCACGATCCCTGCGATCGAGGCGAGCTACGAGGCGCTGCTCGGTGAACTCGACGCGCACTTCGCCGAGCACGAGTTCCTGTTCGGATCGCGGCCCTCGATCGGCGACTACGGCCTGATCGGTCCTCTCTACGCGCACCAATACCATGACCCGGCTTCCGGAGCGCTGATGGAACGCCTCGCGCCGCGGGTGGTGGCCTGGGTGAAGCGGATGATGGACCCGAAGCCGAAGGCCGGAACCTTCCTCCCCCGCGACGAAGTCCCGGCGACGCTCCTCCCCGTCATCGAGCGCATGTTGCGCGAGCAGCGACCGGTCCTCGACGCGACCGTCGCCGCGCTGGGCGACTGGGCGGCGGCGAACCCGGGCGCCAGCGAGGTCCCCCGCGCCATCGGCATGCACGGGTTCGCGCTCGGCGCAGCCGAAGGCACACCGGTGCGCGGCGAGCGCGCGATCTTCCCCTTCGAGCAGTGGATGTGGCAGCGCCCCTGGGATCACTTCCAGGGGCTGGACGCCGATGCGCAGCAGTCCGTCCGCGACCTGCTCGGCCGGGTCGGTGCGCCCGACTGGCTCGACGCCACGATCCCGTGTCGCCTGACGCGACGGGACTTCAAGCTGGTTCGCGCCTGA